One region of Monomorium pharaonis isolate MP-MQ-018 chromosome 11, ASM1337386v2, whole genome shotgun sequence genomic DNA includes:
- the LOC105836473 gene encoding protein obstructor-E isoform X3, protein MSQQILPLVLVLLAAQGSLGQKQQQEDPCQTKSRVVGDAEYCDRYWECVNGRPELFDCPNGLVFAGKHRGVTEGCDYPWRANYCDGKRQANPPIQTDHCDWLYGIFGHETSCTRYWTCWNGTATEQLCIGGLLYNERARSCDWPENVEGCQKHPLCNDDANGNVPLGKSCNRYWQCQGGYPRLQRCPAMLVFDRRSLRCVVPPTEDCDVPTTPPPTEGELSDGRNEQEPEEENLPPGVSPLPAGALPIPLRARPRN, encoded by the exons GCTCACTGGGCCAGAAACAGCAGCAGGAGGACCCATGCCAGACGAAGTCGCGGGTGGTGGGCGACGCCGAGTACTGCGATCGCTATTGGGAGTGCGTGAACGGTCGCCCGGAGTTGTTTGATTGTCCGAACGGTCTCGTATTTGCCGGCAAGCACCGCGGTGTCACCGAGGGCTGTGACTATCCGTGGCGTGCGAACTACTGCGACGGTAAACGCCAGGCAAATCCGCCGATTCAAACCGATCATTGTGACTGGTTGTACGGAATCTTCGGCCACGAGACGTCCTGCACCAGGTACTGGACTTGCTGGAACGGCACCGCTACAGAGCAGCTCTGCATAGGCGGTCTGCTCTACAACGAGCGGGCCAGGTCCTGCGACTGGCCTGAGAACGTCGAGGGATGTCAGAAGCATC CACTTTGCAACGACGATGCAAACGGCAACGTGCCGCTGGGAAAATCGTGCAACCGTTATTGGCAGTGCCAGGGTGGTTACCCGCGGTTGCAGCGCTGCCCGGCCATGCTGGTGTTCGACAGGAGATCGTTGAGATGCGTGGTGCCGCCGACGGAGGACTGCGACGTTCCCACGACGCCGCCGCCTACCGAGGGCGAATTGTCCGACGGTCGCAACGAGCAGGAACCTGAAGAGGAGAACCTGCCGCCCGGTGTGTCGCCTCTGCCAGCGGGTGCCCTGCCTATTCCCTTGCGGGCGCGTCCCAGGAACTAA
- the LOC105836475 gene encoding protein obstructor-E encodes MSYSRSVTLLLLLPVLARAPIVPIQSAALLDAPPCPDPYGIHAYAHPEDCGAFFLCTNGTLTFEYCENGLLFDGHGAVHNHCNYNWAVDCGNRKADYTPISSPGCEYQFGIYPESDTCSTNYIKCVHGEPQQAHCDPGLVYNGKTHSCVWPDELIPFCNPEAIVGFKCPHKLPPHSAAAKFWPYPRFPVPNDCGRLITCVDGHPRLLTCGEGKLFDSVSLTCLDPDEVPHCSNGI; translated from the exons ATGAGCTATTCAAGGAGCGTGACCCTGCTGTTGCTCCTGCCAGTCCTGGCACGTG CCCCCATAGTACCAATTCAAAGTGCCGCCCTACTCGATGCCCCGCCATGCCCTGATCCTTATGGAATTCACGCTTACGCTCACCCTGAAGACTGCGGGGCCTTCTTCTTGTGCACGAACGGCACGCTGACCTTCGAATATTGCGAGAACGGACTTCTGTTTGACGGGCACGGTGCTGTCCATAAtcattgcaattataattgggCCGTCGATTGCGGTAATCGCAAGGCTGACT ACACGCCGATCAGCAGCCCGGGCTGCGAGTATCAGTTCGGCATATATCCAGAAAGCGACACTTGCAGCACCAATTACATCAAGTGTGTCCACGGTGAGCCGCAACAGGCTCACTGCGACCCCGGTCTGGTCTACAACGGCAAGACTCACTCGTGCGTCTGGCCGGACGAACTCATCCCCTTCTGCAACCCCGAGGCTATAGTGGGCTTCAAATGCCCGCACAAGCTGCCCCCCCACAGCGCCGCCGCCAAATTCTGGCCCTACCCGAG ATTCCCCGTGCCCAATGACTGCGGTAGATTGATCACCTGCGTGGACGGACATCCGCGACTTCTCACTTGCGGAGAGGGAAAACTATTCGACTCGGTGAGCCTGACTTGCCTGGACCCGGACGAGGTTCCTCACtg ctcAAATGGTATTTAA